The genomic segment GTGTAGTAGCCGACGAGCGTGACGAGTTCCATGATGCCGTCGAGTCCGAGGGCCTCACGGGCGGTCTCGAAGGTGGCGTCGTCGGGCCGCCCTCCGGCGATCAGAGCCGTGCTGAACGCGTGTGCTGCGGTCGCCGCGCCGTCGTCGAAGGCGGGCGCCTCCCCGGCTCGCAGGGCGGTGATCTGGGCATCCGTCAGCCCGGCCCGGCGGGCGACGGGCTCGTGCGCCCACCACTCGAAAGCGGATCGGTGCTCGGCGGCGACCGCAAGGATCGCCACCTCGCGCACCGCCGGGTCGAGGGTGCCGCCGAAGCGGATGGCCGCCCCCACCTTCTGCAGGGCGTCACCCAGGGAGGGGTTCAGCAGCAGGGCGCCGAAGGGCCCCACCAGCGAGCCGTCGGCCTCGGTGAGGCGGAACGAGGCATCCCTGGCCCGATCGCCGCCCGCGACGGCGTCATACAGGCGGCGCTGCTCGTCGCTGAGGCCGTCGGGGCGCAGGTCGGGCAGGCGGCTCACGGCACCGTCTCCGCGGGGCAGGAGACCGGGGCCGACCGAGCGCGCCGATCCGGCGGGAAGCGGCGGCTCCCAACGGGCAGGCAGGCGATGCCGCGCCAGATGGCCGCGTCCCACGACGCGCACGCCGGCGCGCAGCGGCTCCAAGCAGGCACGCAGGCGGTACCGCGCGACCTTCTCACGATCCGAGGTCCACGATGGCGGCCACCGAGCCGCCGCCCGCGGGACCCTGCTGCAGGCCCGCCACCGAGACGAACACGGCCGGGTCGCCGATGGCGGCCGCCGCCACGCCGCCGACCGCGCCCTTGGTGTGGTGCGTGTGGTGCACGTCGGAGTCGTTGAGCGCCACCTGGCGCCGGTCCCGCAGCCGGCCCGACGGGTCCGCCTCGCACTTGATGAAGCAGTTGACGACGCGGCCGTCGAGGTCCTCGGCGCGGGGACGCTCGGGCAGGTCCAGTCCTGCCGAGCGGATGGCGTCGTAGATACCGTCGAAGTCCAGGGCGTCGCGCATCACCGAGTGGCCGATGCGGTAGCGCCCGCCCACGCCGAGCCGGTTG from the bacterium genome contains:
- a CDS encoding carboxymuconolactone decarboxylase family protein, translated to MSRLPDLRPDGLSDEQRRLYDAVAGGDRARDASFRLTEADGSLVGPFGALLLNPSLGDALQKVGAAIRFGGTLDPAVREVAILAVAAEHRSAFEWWAHEPVARRAGLTDAQITALRAGEAPAFDDGAATAAHAFSTALIAGGRPDDATFETAREALGLDGIMELVTLVGYYT